The stretch of DNA GACCCAGCAATCGAAAGGATCATCACCCCACGTATGGCATTAACTACTGCTGAATACTTCGCCTTCGAACATGATATGCACGTACTGGTTATACTAACTGATATGACCAACTATGCAGAAGCTTTAAGAGAAATCTCAGCTGCTCGTGACGAAGTACCTGGACGTAGGGGTTACCCTGGTTACATGTACACTGACCTTTCCAGTCTTTATGAGAGGGCAGGACGTATAACTGGTAAAGAGGGTTCCATCACCCAGATGCCTATTCTGGTGATGCCTCAGGACGATATTACTCACCCTATTCCAGATTTAACCGGTTACATCACTGAAGGACAGATCGTTTTAAGCAGGGACTTACACCGTAAAGGTATTTACCCACCAGTAGATGTGTTACCATCACTATCACGACTTATGAGTGGTGGAATTGGTGAAGGGCAAACCCGTGAAGATCACAGCGGTGTGTCTGACCAGCTTTACTCAGCATACGCTGAAGGACGTGACCTGCGTGACCTGATGGCTGTGGTTGGTGAAGAAGCTCTTACCGAGCGTGACCGTAAATTCCTGGCCTTTGCCGATGGTTTTGAAGGTAAATTCATAACCCAGAGCAGGGACGAAGACAGGTCCATCCAGGAAACCCTGGACCTCGGTTGGGAGTTAATGAGCTTACTACCCGAAGCAGAGCTTAAGAGGGTACGGGCAGA from Methanobacterium sp. encodes:
- a CDS encoding ATP synthase subunit B, whose translation is MNANIKTREYTTVREVAGPLMIVEGVEGVAYNEIVDIETPNGDMRRGQVLEVKRDVAVVQVFEGTDDLNTSTTKVRFTGETARIGVSPDMLGRIFGGTGNPIDGGPEIIPEKELDINGSPMNPSAREFPAEFIQTGISTIDGMNTLVRGQKLPIFSGSGLPHNELAAQIARQAKVLAEESEFAVIFAAMGITHEEANYFMRDFERTGALERVTVFMNLADDPAIERIITPRMALTTAEYFAFEHDMHVLVILTDMTNYAEALREISAARDEVPGRRGYPGYMYTDLSSLYERAGRITGKEGSITQMPILVMPQDDITHPIPDLTGYITEGQIVLSRDLHRKGIYPPVDVLPSLSRLMSGGIGEGQTREDHSGVSDQLYSAYAEGRDLRDLMAVVGEEALTERDRKFLAFADGFEGKFITQSRDEDRSIQETLDLGWELMSLLPEAELKRVRAEHIPKYHPDHK